A section of the Ogataea parapolymorpha DL-1 chromosome II, whole genome shotgun sequence genome encodes:
- a CDS encoding Vigilin: MPSPAELLAQKHSAVSEDPETPLISATESSAPSSAASEPTTYELDVEVDSVASSQDKKVSIDDETYFPALGVSIGSAPAKWGPSMSNGRTVSTNTPSTFKPAVRSSNTQLTFIVDAAEQLPVSKNDLFKIISKIKATYDVKVESTFSATTNKRTFLLSGPVSKIQSAKKDLIKQLTKPVKIEFGIPFKLISTVIGSQGRTLKPILESTGVKIDIARTGSNEAADDGDIFSNLAKVVVEGDVESCEEARQKIMSIVDQHTQNLTVKVDVDEKLKRFVNLELKNQLPPDVEVDLPLENSRASSIYLSGARETVLVARETAKTVIDYLAKRIVVEERTVPKMVHQFLDAEKIFSTVGVLVEVPEFDSPSTTVKFIGLKENIPKAVALGKELSQEYATDFLDLARSHGGNYMHAKVLTAFFVYTGMFDALSAKYNVKITAPSYKSLVDEQTKTVVLEFVCSKSEKEALKSTRREIVDAVNKITPSFVRLIDDIDTLALEKLDETVANEKSVKIVPLGKLSGVGNKIVLLYQASDDEFLPSLKETNEILDAVDQSLEELRAFSRDITYEVLDMQSADQEKLQGRILKVLLSKFGSDIQIRFHQNKDGVSDDQLVVVGFKKDVPKVIGELKQAIEDVKNYETASKYNQTFAFPTSQLSRLIGHKGGNLQSLQEEYNVQIDVQKGEDATVGDKTLVKLTGLKVNVEECEKKLTQLGKKWADERTVVMKIEQKYHRKLIGPSGVYVHRLNEKYNVVIKFPFEDATGHQDEVVIKGPSKGVAKAEEELRELLQYEKDNGYKETIKVPIAILPRVIGKSGEQVKDISADTGVDIKHLREKSDGESAQLELTGTREGIRAATKKINSIVDRIQNNVTESIDVDSKWHKYLVGPSASKKREIILNACGPNDEADFRRLLQVPPAGSNSTKIVSQGNKAVVEKIIEQVKQIVYDLENVVDETVLIPKKKHALLIGSAGMVRRGLEAEYHVRIDIPKIKQESDEVHVRGSPENVEKAKAAMQKLIEN; this comes from the coding sequence ATGCCTAGCCCAGCAGAACTTCTTGCGCAGAAGCACAGTGCCGTTTCCGAGGACCCAGAGACCCCGCTCATCTCTGCCACCGAGTCGTCCGCTCCGTCGTCGGCCGCCTCTGAGCCCACCACGTATGAGCTGGATGTCGAGGTTGATTCCGTGGCATCGAGCCAGGACAAAAAGGTGTCAATCGACGACGAAACATATTTCCCCGCCCTGGGGGTATCGATTGGGTCCGCACCTGCCAAGTGGGGTCCGTCAATGTCCAATGGACGCACTGTCTCGACGAACACCCCGTCCACCTTCAAGCCCGCTGTCAGGTCGTCCAACACCCAGCTCACATTCATCGTGGACGCTGCAGAACAACTGCCCGTGTCGAAAAATGATCTCTTTAAGATCATCTCCAAGATCAAGGCCACCTACGACGTCAAGGTCGAGTCGACgttttctgccaccaccaaCAAAAGAACTTTTCTGCTAAGCGGCCCGGTGTCGAAAATTCAAAGTGCGAAAAAAGACCTCATCAAACAGCTCACCAAGCCTGTGAAAATTGAGTTCGGCATTCCGTTCAAGCTCATATCCACAGTGATTGGCTCGCAGGGCAGAACATTGAAGCCGATCCTTGAGTCCACAGGTGTTAAAATCGATATTGCAAGAACCGGCAGCAACGAGGCAGCAGACGACGGCGACATCTTTTCCAACCTCGCAAAGGTTGTCGTTGAGGGAGATGTGGAGAGCTGTGAGGAAGCTAGACAAAAGATCATGTCTATAGTCGACCAACACACCCAGAACCTCACCGTCAAGGTGGACgttgatgaaaaactcaaaCGATTTGTGAATTTGGAGCTTAAAAACCAGCTGCCTCCCGACGTCGAGGTTGATCTACCGCTGGAGAACTCCAGGGCCTCTTCCATCTATCTCTCCGGTGCCCGAGAGACTGTGCTAGTGGCCAGAGAGACTGCCAAAACGGTTATTGATTACCTGGCAAAACGGATTGTTGTCGAGGAACGCACAGTGCCCAAGATGGTCCATCAGTTCCTTGACGCAGAAAAGATTTTCAGCACCGTGGGGGTTTTAGTCGAGGTTCCAGAATTCGATTCTCCTTCGACTACGGTGAAGTTCATTGGCCTGAAAGAGAACATCCCAAAAGCCGTAGCACTTGGCAAAGAGCTTTCCCAGGAGTATGCCACTGATTTCTTGGATCTGGCAAGGTCTCACGGCGGAAACTATATGCATGCGAAAGTGCTTACTGCATTCTTCGTTTACACCGGTATGTTCGACGCACTTTCGGCAAAGTACAACGTCAAGATCACTGCTCCAAGCTATAAGTCTCTAGTCGACGAGCAAACAAAGACGGTTGTTCTGGAGTTTGTTTGCTCGAAATCTGAAAAGGAAGCTTTAAAGTCCACTAGACGAGAGATAGTGGATGctgtcaacaagatcaCACCCTCCTTTGTGCgtctgatcgacgacaTCGACACTCTTgctcttgaaaaattggaTGAGACCGTTGCGAACGAAAAGAGCGTGAAAATTGTTCCTCTGGGTAAGCTTTCGGGGGTTGGCAACAAGATAGTTCTCCTGTATCAGGCAAGTGATGATGAATTCCTTCCATCATTGAAAGAGACCAATGAGATATTGGATGCTGTTGACCAGTCCctggaggagctcagaGCCTTCAGCAGAGACATCACCTACGAAGTCCTGGACATGCAATCTGCAGATCAGGAGAAATTGCAAGGACGCATCTTGAAGGTCTTGCTGTCTAAGTTTGGCTCAGATATACAGATCAGATTCCACCAAAACAAGGATGGTGTGAGTGACGACCAACTGGTGGTGGTTGGGTTTAAAAAGGATGTTCCAAAGGTGATCGGCGAACTGAAGCAAGCTATTGAGGATGTCAAAAATTATGAGACGGCTTCTAAATACAACCAAACTTTTGCATTCCCAACTAGTCAGCTCTCGAGACTCATTGGTCACAAAGGAGGGAACCTCCAGAGTTTGCAGGAAGAGTACAATGTGCAAATTGATGTTCAAAAGGGCGAGGATGCCACTGTGGGTGACAAAACTCTCGTTAAGCTCACAGGGCTGAAAGTCAACGTTGAAGAGTGCGAGAAGAAACTCACACAGCTCGGCAAGAAGTGGGCAGATGAGAGAACTGTGGTGATGAAAATTGAACAAAAGTACCACCGCAAGCTAATTGGACCTTCTGGAGTATATGTGCACCGGTTAAATGAGAAGTACAACGTGGTGATCAAATTCCCATTCGAAGATGCCACCGGCCATCAGGATGAGGTTGTGATCAAGGGACCTTCCAAAGGCGTTGCGAAGGCTGAAGAAGAGTTAAGAGAGCTGCTTCAGTACGAAAAAGACAATGGATACAAAGAAACGATCAAGGTGCCAATAGCCATTCTTCCGCGCGTGATTGGAAAGTCCGGAGAGCAGGTCAAGGACATTTCGGCAGACACTGGTGTGGACATCAAACATCTGAGGGAGAAAAGTGATGGCGAGAGTGCGCAATTAGAGCTGACGGGTACCAGGGAAGGTATCAGAGCTGcaaccaaaaaaatcaactCCATTGTTGATCGTATTCAAAACAACGTGACCGAGTCGATCGATGTCGACTCGAAATGGCACAAGTATCTCGTGGGGCCATCTGCCTCGAAGAAGCGCGAGATCATATTGAACGCATGTGGTCCAAACGACGAGGCCGATTTTAGAAGATTGCTACAAGTTCCGCCTGCTGGCTCTAATTCGACCAAGATCGTGTCACAGGGTAACAAGGCGGTCGTGGAGAAGATCATTGAGCAGGTTAAGCAGATAGTATATGACCTGGAGAACGTTGTGGACGAGACGGTGCTGattccaaagaaaaagcacGCACTTTTAATTGGATCGGCTGGAATGGTCAGAAGAGGTTTGGAGGCAGAGTACCATGTGCGGATCGATATTCCGAAAATCAAGCAGGAGTCTGACGAAGTGCATGTTCGCGGGTCTCCCGAGAACGTCGAGAAGGCCAAGGCTGCAATGCAGAAATTGATAGAGAATTAA
- a CDS encoding Programmed cell death protein 2: protein MSESDYEEELGESKTFLGFVDVPISESERPELEDTFIGGKPIWLNPNSPPPKELLQCKSCQEPMHLLLQCYANLANTFYDRVIYIFGCNKAQCRRKKGSVRALRALSKDPDLIKKREQELEEFENKKKVAQQKEAETKSKLESLANSLFSPSDSTNAQSNPFSNPFAQESSNPFAQPEKKEPAKPTYAEVTKPVEKARPQVSTEPVNLPSYPGYILYVDQEAFDLKKQKLPPLPEVDAAASTQTSQPNPSNPSKIPTLDENVSKMVDDPTFQHFSHIVSFNPTQVLRYDLNGSPLLYSSKDDVAKLFYDSNGRLRPQALIPNPPYNPSSERRFELQLMPKAIIDLEAGTDDILSGMEWGTIIVATDLMDYIPDHMYDQNHVGYVEEWCGVQWEEELKL, encoded by the coding sequence ATGTCCGAGTCTGATTATGAAGAAGAATTAGGGGAGTCCAAGACGTTTCTCggttttgttgatgttcCCATCTCCGAAAGTGAACGGCCAGAACTGGAGGACACCTTTATTGGTGGCAAGCCTATCTGGTTAAATCCAAATTCCCCACCACCAAAAGAGTTACTTCAGTGCAAGAGTTGCCAAGAACCGATGCATCTTTTGCTCCAATGCTACGCCAATCTTGCAAACACTTTTTATGACAGAGTGATCTATATATTTGGCTGCAACAAGGCGCAATGCAGAAGGAAAAAGGGATCCGTCAGGGCTCTCAGAGCACTTTCTAAAGATCCAGACCTTATCAAGAAAAGAGAACAGGAATTGGAGGAatttgaaaacaaaaagaaagTAGCACAACAGAAGGAAGCAGAAACCAAAAGTAAACTGGAATCTCTCGCTAACAGCCTTTTCAGCCCGTCAGACTCGACTAACGCGCAGTCGAATCCGTTTTCAAACCCTTTTGCCCAAGAATCATCCAATCCGTTCGCACAACcggagaaaaaggagcCTGCAAAGCCAACTTACGCTGAGGTGACGAAACCAGTGGAAAAGGCGCGGCCCCAAGTCAGCACAGAGCCAGTGAATCTTCCATCTTATCCTGGATACATATTGTATGTTGATCAAGAGGCTTTTGATctgaaaaaacagaaattGCCTCCCCTTCCAGAGGTCGATGCAGCGGCTTCCACCCAAACCTCGCAACCAAATCCTTCCAATCCTTCAAAAATACCAACTTTGGATGAAAACGTCTCTAAAATGGTGGACGACCCGACATTCCAGCATTTCTCACATATTGTTTCGTTCAACCCTACACAGGTGCTTCGTTATGATCTCAATGGATCACCATTACTGTACTCTTCTAAAGATGATGTGGCCAAATTGTTCTATGATTCTAACGGAAGACTCCGTCCACAAGCACTAATTCCTAATCCTCCATACAATCCGTCTTCAGAAAGACGATTCGAACTACAGTTGATGCCAAAAGCTATAATTGATCTAGAGGCTGGAACTGACGACATACTGAGCGGAATGGAATGGGGAACGATAATTGTGGCCACAGACTTGATGGATTATATTCCCGACCACATGTACGACCAAAACCATGTTGGGTACGTGGAAGAATGGTGTGGAGTTCAATGGGAGGAAGAATTAAAACTATAG
- a CDS encoding pheromone-regulated membrane protein, producing the protein MLPSFGKSKKHGKPRLSRRVSDEHRQYTGTTINKIPILEDDENDDADFGPRFPTFNSPPVEPPAMISPGSGEHGTDDLRKEIDDDFDDDFYRDEYDVSSPTPVAKSKPTPAIEVDEESSEDVSTDEAEDTRSGEEGSVASVHSNESRDSFKTRIKRHFITNRGERPSDEGSPRKKRSETIVSRIFGHPPQMGGLTPGASKSSQERNPDEEEKIENDIPLKTFDADQLQFEANGLVDQHFKEANAGYLSSASTLHPNSSSLFMAPNPEATVGDFDDLNNDDYVQFDSVESLVDRPKRVRKGVVSSLLALYNPQNQPNYPASEYSGTQTPRSDYSDVETATSPDALDHKLRLISTNDSYNIDNASLNSVPELGAKRTSSRDPSIYKHKKRSRSASSLSHMFKSNKKEDPKTKPRPEDKFELPSFAKPKNADKKHTKFMPRFDETAKSNRRKKIRRKFKSEQRARITVHIADVLQRQRFILTLCKAFMLYGAPTHRLEEYMSMTARVLEIDGSFIYFPGCMIASFGDAATHTSNMKLVRCAQGLDLGKLDETHDIYKAVVHDRIGVEEASGKLDEILSRKPRFNHWYCVLLYGFSSAMVTPWGFGGNWIDMPISFGIGLVIGFLQFIISPRSVLYSSVFEISSCVVASFIGRAIGSVNDGNTFCFAAIVQGSLALILPGYIILCGSLELQSRNLVAGSVRMFYAFIYSLMLSFGITLGAALYGWIDHNATSSTTCTSNVPPAWRILLVPMFTIGLALINQSSWTQLPVMIAISGAGYVVTYFSGLHFKLNTEFNATLGCFVIGLISNAYTRLLKSFNKVFSKGSFMTVSIMLPAVFVQVPSGIASQGSLLVGVESADNLVNNKTSTSSGSSLSSLSFGMVMIQVALGISVGLFMATLVVYPLGKKRTGLFTL; encoded by the coding sequence ATGTTGCCTTCTTTTGGCAAATCAAAGAAGCATGGCAAGCCCAGGCTCTCCAGAAGGGTTTCTGATGAGCATCGTCAATATACAGGCACCACTATAAATAAAATACCCATATTAGAGGATGACGAGAATGACGATGCTGATTTTGGGCCGCGCTTTCCCACCTTCAACAGCCCACCCGTGGAACCTCCCGCGATGATCTCCCCAGGATCGGGAGAACATGGAACTGACGACCTCAGAAAAGAGATAGACGACgattttgacgacgatttcTACAGAGACGAGTATGATGTGAGCTCGCCCACTCCTGTGGCCAAAAGTAAGCCTACACCTGCGATCGAAGTCGACGAAGAATCCTCTGAGGACGTTTCCACGGATGAGGCGGAAGACACGCGTTCTGGTGAGGAAGGTTCTGTTGCTAGCGTCCACTCAAACGAGTCGAGGGACTCTTTCAAGACACGGATAAAACGGCATTTCATAACCAACAGAGGCGAGAGACCTTCAGACGAAGGATCTCCCCGCAAGAAGCGGAGCGAGACCATAGTCTCGCGTATTTTTGGGCATCCGCCTCAGATGGGTGGCCTAACGCCCGGAGCAAGCAAGTCATCACAGGAACGAAACCCcgacgaagaggaaaaaattgaaaacgacATACCTCTCAAGACATTTGACGCAGACCAGTTGCAGTTTGAGGCCAATGGCCTGGTCGATCAGCATTTCAAGGAGGCTAATGCTGGATATTTATCGTCTGCGTCGACCTTGCATCCGAATTCCAGCAGTCTTTTCATGGCTCCAAACCCTGAGGCCACTGTTGGCGACTTCGACGATCTCAATAACGACGACTATGTCCAGTTTGACTCCGTTGAGTCGTTGGTGGACCGTCCGAAAAGGGTGAGGAAAGGTGTTGTCTCGAGTCTTCTGGCACTGTACAATCCACAGAATCAGCCAAACTACCCTGCGTCTGAATATTCGGGGACTCAGACTCCCAGAAGCGACTACTCGGACGTCGAAACGGCCACGAGTCCCGACGCTCTGGATCATAAATTACGGCTCATTTCTACAAACGACAGCTATAATATAGACAATGCGTCGCTCAACTCTGTGCCGGAGCTGGGCGCCAAAcggacgagctcgagagaCCCATCTATTTACAAACACAAAAAGAGGTCAAGATCGGCCTCGTCTCTGAGCCACATGTTCAAGAGCAATAAAAAGGAGGACCCAAAAACGAAGCCCAGACCAGaagacaaatttgagcTGCCCTCTTTTGCCAAACCGAAAAATGCAGACAAAAAACACACCAAGTTCATGCCGCGGTTTGACGAGACTGCTAAGTCCAATAGACGCAAGAAAATCAGACGGAAGTTCAAAAGCGAGCAGAGAGCTCGCATCACCGTGCACATTGCCGATGTGTTGCAACGCCAGCGGTTCATTCTCACCTTGTGTAAGGCTTTCATGCTTTACGGAGCACCAACGCATAGACTGGAGGAGTATATGTCAATGACAGCTCGTGTTCTAGAAATCGACGGCTCATTTATCTACTTTCCAGGATGTATGATTGCTTCCTTTGGCGACGCTGCTACTCACACCTCGAACATGAAACTAGTGCGGTGTGCTCAGGGGCTGGACCTGGGAAAGCTGGATGAGACTCACGACATCTACAAAGCTGTTGTCCACGATCGGATAGGTGTGGAGGAGGCTAGCGggaagctggacgagattTTGTCGCGCAAGCCCCGTTTCAACCACTGGTACTGTGTGCTCTTATACGGCTTTTCTTCGGCCATGGTCACGCCGTGGGGATTTGGCGGGAATTGGATCGACATGCCCATCTCGTTTGGAATTGGGCTGGTCATTGGGTTCCTACAGTTTATCATTTCTCCGCGGTCTGTTCTGTACTCCTCGGTGTTTGAAATCAGCTCTTGTGTGGTGGCAAGCTTTATTGGCCGGGCCATTGGCTCGGTCAACGACGGCAACACGTTCTGCTTTGCTGCAATTGTGCAGGGCTCGCTCGCGCTGATTTTACCCGGCTACATTATTCTGTGTGGGTCGCTCGAGCTACAGAGCAGAAACTTGGTGGCCGGAAGCGTGCGTATGTTTTACgcatttatttattcatTGATGCTTTCCTTTGGAATCACATTGGGTGCTGCATTGTACGGATGGATCGACCACAACGCCACATCGTCAACAACGTGCACCTCGAACGTGCCGCCCGCCTGGAGAATCCTGCTGGTGCCAATGTTCACTATCGGTCTTGCGCTCATCAACCAGTCTTCGTGGACTCAGCTGCCGGTGATGATCGCCATTTCGGGCGCAGGATATGTGGTTACATACTTCTCGGGTTTACATTTCAAGCTGAACACAGAATTCAATGCTACACTGGGCTGCTTCGTGATTGGACTGATTAGCAACGCCTACACGAGACTGCTCAAGTCGTTCAATAAGGTTTTCTCCAAAGGATCGTTCATGACCGTCTCGATCATGCTGCCGGCCGTCTTCGTCCAGGTTCCGTCTGGTATCGCGTCGCAAGGCTCGTTGTTGGTCGGGGTGGAGAGCGCAGACAACCtggtcaacaacaagacgtcgacgtcgagcGGCAGCTCGCTCTCGAGCCTGAGTTTCGGAATGGTCATGATCCAGGTTGCTCTGGGAATTAGCGTGGGTCTGTTTATGGCCACGCTCGTGGTGTATCCGCTGGGCAAGAAACGGACAGGATTATTTACTCTTtag
- a CDS encoding 60S ribosomal protein L3, with product MSHRKFEQPRHGSLGFLPRKRAVKQRGRCKAFPKDVKSKPVALTAFLGYKAGMTTIVRDLDRPGSKMHKREIVEAATVVDTPELVVVGVVGYVETPRGLRSLTTVWAEHLSDEVKRRFYKNWYKSKKRAFTKYSEKYANSAAEIEKELARIKKYCSVVRVLVHTQIRKTPLTQKKAHLAEIQVNGGSVSDKVDWAKEHFEKTVSVDSVFEQNEMIDVIAVTKGHGFEGVTHRWGTKKLPRKTHRGTRKVACIGAWHPSHVMWTVARAGQRGYHHRTSINHKVYRIGKAGDEASGATEFDRTKKTITPMGGFVRYGAVNNDFVLLKGSIPGPVKRVITLRKSLYGPTNRRALEQVNLKWIDTASKFGKGRFQTPAEKHAFMGTLKKDLEK from the coding sequence ATGTCCCACAGAAAGTTCGAGCAGCCAAGACACGGTTCCCTGGGTTTCCTCCCAAGAAAGAGAGCTGTCAAGCAGAGAGGTAGATGTAAGGCTTTCCCTAAGGATGTCAAGTCTAAGCCAGTTGCTTTGACTGCCTTCCTTGGTTACAAGGCTGGTATGACCACCATCGTTAGAGACTTGGACAGACCAGGTTCTAAGATGCACAAGAGAGAGATCGTCGAGGCCGCTACCGTCGTTGACACTCCAGAACTTGTTGTTGTCGGTGTCGTTGGTTACGTCGAGACCCCAAGAGGTCTGAGATCTTTGACTACTGTCTGGGCTGAGCACCTTTCTGATGAGGTCAAGAGAAGATTCTACAAGAACTGGTACAAGTCTAAGAAGAGAGCTTTCACCAAATACTCCGAGAAGTACGCTAACAGCGCTGCCGAGATTGAGAAGGAGCTTGCTAGAATTAAGAAGTACTGTTCCGTCGTCAGAGTTCTGGTCCACACCCAAATCAGAAAGACCCCATTGACCCAAAAGAAGGCTCACTTGGCTGAGATCCAGGTGAACGGTGGTTCTGTTTCCGACAAGGTCGACTGGGCCAAGGAGCACTTCGAGAAGACCGTTTCTGTTGACTCTGTCTTCGAGCAAAACGAGATGATCGACGTCATTGCCGTCACCAAGGGTCACGGTTTCGAGGGTGTCACCCACAGATGGGGAACCAAGAAGCTTCCAAGAAAGACCCACAGAGGTACCAGAAAGGTTGCCTGTATCGGTGCTTGGCATCCATCCCACGTTATGTGGACTGTTGCCAGAGCTGGTCAAAGAGGTTACCACCACAGAACCTCCATCAACCACAAGGTCTACAGAATTGGTAAGGCCGGTGATGAGGCTTCTGGTGCTACTGAGTTCGACAGAACCAAGAAGACCATCACCCCAATGGGTGGTTTCGTCAGATACGGTGCCGTCAACAACGACTTTGTTCTGTTGAAGGGATCCATCCCAGGTCCAGTCAAGAGAGTCATCACCTTGAGAAAGTCTCTGTACGGCCCAACCAACAGAAGAGCCTTGGAGCAAGTCAACCTCAAGTGGATCGACACTGCCTCCAAGTTCGGTAAGGGTAGATTCCAGACCCCAGCTGAGAAGCACGCCTTCATGGGTACCCTCAAGAAGGACCTTGAGAAATAG
- a CDS encoding ATP-dependent RNA helicase DED1 → MSYVPPHRSRGDYVPKDTGESSGRGGFSSRGGFASRGGFNKGFGGPSRGFGGGSGFSRGNGFSRGGGFGRGSRAQPGQGSWVNGAHKPAERNERLELELYGKAGDGQTQSSGINFDNYDEIPVEASGDDVPEPITEFTSPPLDPLLVENIKQARFTKPTPVQKYSIPIVANGRDLMACAQTGSGKTGGFLFPVLSESFKHGPTESSQTDNAFDRRKAHPTALVLAPTRELVSQIYEEARKFSYRSWVRPVVVYGGAEVYLQMDQLKQGCDLLVATPGRLNDLLERGKISLKNIKYLVLDEADRMLDMGFEIQIRHIIQGCDMPPPGERQTLMFSATFPKEIQLMAKDFLHNYIFLSVGRVGSTSENITQRILYVEDDEKKSSLLDILTSTEDTLANGLTLIFVETKKMADILSDFLINQDFPATSIHGDRSQYERERALESFRTGRTPILVATAVAARGLDIPNVTHVVNYDLPNDIDDYVHRIGRTGRAGNTGVATAFVNRGNKNVVKDLIEILSEANQEVPDFLTVIARENSVGRGRGRGGKTQNRDYRKYGGNSGGYGNGYGGRSSYGGGGYSSYGNGGGFNSFGSSAAPASSSSSQWW, encoded by the coding sequence ATGTCATACGTCCCGCCACACAGATCAAGAGGAGATTACGTTCCAAAAGACACAGGGGAATCGTCTGGTAGAGGCGGATTCTCGAGCAGAGGCGGATTTGCCAGCAGAGGAGGTTTTAACAAGGGATTCGGAGGACCAAGCAgaggctttggaggaggatCAGGTTTCAGCAGAGGCAATGGATTTTCCAGAGGCGGAGGCTTTGGCAGAGGATCCAGAGCCCAGCCAGGTCAAGGTTCATGGGTTAACGGTGCTCACAAGCCAGCTGAGCGTAACGAGAGACTCGAGCTAGAGCTTTACGGTAAGGCAGGAGATGGACAGACCCAGTCTTCTGGTATCAACTTCGACAACTACGATGAGATCCCAGTTGAAGCCTCAGGTGACGATGTGCCAGAGCCAATTACTGAGTTCACTTCACCTCCGTTGGATCCTTTACTCGTGGAAAATATCAAGCAAGCTAGATTCACCAAGCCAACTCCAGTGCAAAAATATTCGATTCCTATTGTTGCCAACGGCAGAGATTTGATGGCATGTGCTCAAACCGGTTCGGGTAAGACTGGTGGATTCCTGTTCCCAGTCTTGTCTGAGTCCTTCAAGCATGGACCTACAGAATCTTCCCAAACAGACAATGCCTTCGACAGAAGAAAAGCACATCCTACTGCATTGGTTCTTGCACCAACTAGAGAGTTGGTCTCTCAAATTTATGAGGAAGCCAGAAAGTTCTCCTACAGATCCTGGGTCAGACCAGTTGTCGTGTATGGAGGTGCCGAGGTCTACCTTCAAATGGACCAACTCAAACAGGGTTGCGATCTTTTGGTCGCCACACCAGGAAGATTGAACGATCTTTTGGAGAGAGGCAAGATTTCATTGAAGAACATCAAGTACCTTGTTTTGGACGAGGCTGACAGAATGTTGGATATGGGTTTCGAGATTCAAATCAGGCACATTATTCAGGGTTGCGACATGCCGCCACCAGGTGAAAGACAAACATTGATGTTCTCTGCAACGTTCCCTAAGGAAATTCAATTGATGGCCAAGGACTTTTTGCACAACTACATCTTTTTGTCGGTGGGAAGAGTCGGATCGACCTCCGAGAACATTACTCAAAGAATATTATACGTTGAAGACGATGAAAAGAAGTCCAGCCTTCTGGATATTCTCACGTCTACCGAAGACACGCTGGCCAATGGACTCACTTTGATTTTCGTTGAAACCAAGAAGATGGCTGACATTTTGTCCGACTTTTTGATTAACCAAGACTTCCCAGCCACCTCTATTCACGGTGACAGATCTCAATACGAAAGAGAGAGAGCACTGGAGAGTTTCAGAACAGGAAGAACGCCAATTTTGGTTGCCACCGCCGTTGCTGCTAGAGGACTGGATATCCCTAATGTGACTCACGTGGTCAACTACGATCTTCCAAACGATATTGACGACTATGTCCACCGTATCGGAAGAAcaggaagagcaggaaataCTGGTGTTGCCACTGCCTTTGTCAACAGAGGAAACAAGAACGTCGTGAAAGACTTGATTGAAATTCTTAGCGAGGCCAACCAAGAGGTCCCAGACTTTTTGACTGTGATCGCAAGAGAGAACTCCGTCGGCAGAGGCCGcggaagaggaggaaagACCCAGAACAGGGATTACAGAAAGTACGGAGGCAACTCTGGAGGATACGGAAACGGCTATGGTGGTAGATCTAGCTatggaggaggaggataCAGCAGTTACGGAAACGGTGGAGGATTCAACAGCTTTGGTAGCTCCGCTGCACCAGcatcgtcgtcatcatctCAATGGTGGTAG